The segment ACAAAATTGATTAATCTCTCaagtatatatacatttaaaaaaactatataagaaaaaataacattccATTGGCGTATATTGTCTGTTTTTATCATATTTGCTGaactaagatttttttaaactcaaTGATACACCAATACAAAATGAATTACACATATCCACAACCCAAAATACCGTACTACCAtaagaatatttttaaattacaaaaacaagacCAAAGGTGCATCAGCAGGGCTGTGCATCCTGCAGCTATGCCATATTTGCACCTTCTGGTCATTGTACCCACGATGCATAACAGTCTGTTccctatttgttttttttttaaataaaaggacAAACTAAAGCTGGCAAAGCTCCACAAGTTTGCACAAAATCTGCAAATGAAGCACTGTTGCACCCACAGACTCctcatacacatttaaaaaaatatatttaaatgcattaatttaAGCTTTAAAAAGCTTAAGAATTTATGCAGGCTCGGCAAAAAATTATATACGACATGCATGAAAAGCTTATTTAGTAAAGACCCAGGAGAATgactaaatattaatacaatagaGGATTAACAAAATATCAATAACGGGTTAAACTGTAGTACGTGCGCTGTAAGCTTGTTCTttgatatgtatttatttatgttcacaTAAAAGCCACTTTCCCTGAAAGCTTGTTGTTTGCTTTTTAGCTTATTTTTTAATCCAAAAAGCATGACTAAAATATAAGTCTTAAGTTGTGTAATTTTGGTGATGTACACCTGAAACTTGGATGGTTTATTCTAACCTGTGagtgcattaaaacaaatattattatgaCTATTAAGGAGGTTACCATGGTTGCTATGAAACTATTGGGCTATAAATGTGGGCTCTGTACTCCCTTAACTTCACTGCTTTGTGGAGGGAAAGGTAAGAGCGTATGAGAGACAGGGATATACATAAACTGctggaaaatatgtaaatgaaaatattttgaataagtaattatatatattataaatttaGATCTAATATCCCATGGGCaataatgtgatttaaaaaagcataaCATGCTTTATGGTAAATTCTATTTTAGTTATTGATACAACATATACTCCAGAATGCATGCTGTATTCAAACACACCAAACCTTTAACATGTAAACTCAGAGAGGACGAAACtggattgtgtttgttaaactCTTAACTTCAAACCTTGTTCCCAACAGGACATCTCCTCTGAATTCTGTTAATGGACATCAAAATCAACATCAGCCACAATGGAACTTCGGAAAAGCCATTTCTCTGTTTTGAGTTCAGTAACAGCTCTTGCCAGAAGCTTGTCTACCCCCTGGAAACCCGAATATTGCTCTACGTTGTTTTCAGTTTGTGCTCAATTGTCACCATCATAGGAAACCTGTTGGTGATCATTACGGTCATTCACTTTAAACAGCTACACACACCAACCAACTACCTCATCCTGTCTCTGGCTGTAGCCGATCTGCTTGTAGGAGGAGTCGTGATGCCGCCCAGCATGCTGCGCTCGATCGAGACCTGCTGGTATCTGGGAGATCTGATCTGTAAAATACACAGCAGTCTCGATGTGACATTGTGCACTGCTTCAATTCTCAATCTCTGTGTTATTGCTTTAGACAGATATTACGCCATATGTCACCCTCTACAATATCACAGTAAAATGACTTCACTTGCTACTCTGGTCATGATTATCATTTGCTGGACTGTTTCAGCTGCTTTGGCCTTCAGCATTATATTTCTGGAGCTTAATATTCTCGGCATCGAAGATTTTTACTATGAGAATATTGACTGTGATGGAGGATGCATGATGTTTCAAAGTAAAGAAGCAGCTATAATAATGTCAATGATTTGCTTTTACATTCCCGCATTTGTTATGCTCTGCATGTACATGAAAATATTGCACGTAGCTCAAAGGCAAGTGAAGGCCATCCAGAGCACTAACagtcaatttaaaaaagaagGAAAGGCCACTAAGACTTTAGCGATCATCATGGGTGTGTTTCTGACCTTCTGGATTCCCTTTTTCCTTTGTAATATTATTGATCCCTTCATTGGATACTCTGTCCCACCACTGTTGTTTGATTTGTTCTTTTGGGTCGGGTACTACAATTCCACATGTAACCCTATGATATATGCCTTCTTTTACAGCTGGTTCAGACATGCTTTTAGAGTCATTCTATCTGGAAAAATATTTCAGCCTAATTCCTCAAAAACAATACTGACATAAAAATGTCCAAGCATCTTTGATTacttttcatctttttgtcttcacaacacagaaataaaaagccCACCTGCCATGCTAATGTTTCGAATCATATCTAACTTACTTGAAGAGCAAAAAAACGGTCCATGTACGCCGGTATTTATAAGCATGTTTGTTTAGCTACAGACGCTGTTTAAAATTGTTACGTTTGAAAGACAGTTTGCAATAtgctttcatattttttataatattaatctAAATATATGATAAGTCATAGTGCTGTAGGCCAGGGGTTTTCAATTAAAAGTTCCAAGAGGTTcggtctttatattttcttccaaacggaggtctgtatgttgtttttaaataaataaatattcaatcaATGTAGCCCATttggatatactgtattaaagatatgatcttttatcaggacttttattttatatttgatatatgtatttataaggCTCTGTGGATTCAGGGGAATGCCCTCTTAGAAGtctgataattaatatttgtaaatcatACAACTACAGACAACATGcaaacaacaaatgtaatgtaaccaTTAAAATGCTATGTAACAGTTAAATTCatgaacagaaaacaaagttacttactaaattagcctttcatgccattttcactttcataccagaactacttctatcattaaataatttgtgtaatgttgttcattacaaaatgtgaacaTGCTTGGGAAAACCCAGCAAATGTccttcataaaatcatcctacagaatattctgtgaaaaataacaatattttaaatattgactgaataatacCAAAATCTTAAAgaaattaatgcttgaaatTAATCTTTGATGCTTGTTGTATAATTATCAATTTGtttatgagactttagcctgggttttcacagcgtcacaaatgtttacatgctgacCAATCATGCTAGgctaatgctaaatgtagataaaaacgttatggtcaataaaataacacaaatcagGCTGAAAGCTTGGAGACATAAAGCAAACATTAAACAGATTGATGGATGCAGATGCTTTAATATTTGCTGCACATTGAttactgttgtgtgtccatttacctGCTCTGCGTGTCTGCACTagtgttgttaaaataaacacGTGTTTGCTGCTCTTCATGCGGCGCTTCTTTGGCGGGAGAGTAGCAGCGCGCGTGCAACCGAAAGGGTTCAAATGAAGAGCGTTTGGCgctaaataaagatattagagGATATAGCGGACAACAGATCAATTACATGAATGTTCCAGAGAGCGCATGTGATTCTCCGTTGTCAATATAACCaaccagtcaaaagttttaaatgacttattaGGATATGTCTCGCGGTCCGGATGGAACGAAGCAAAGGTCCAGATCCGGACCGCGGTCCGCCTATTTTGGATGGCTGCTGTAGGCTATAATCCTTATCATAAAAACCGTGACTGGCCTTTGCATTATGGAAAAAGGGccctacataaataaaatatatacatacaatgtgatatataaatatacttaaacCTAACAGTTTCATTCACATGGTATTTTCTTCCCTCTTAGGTTTTAACGTAAATGACCATTCTCTCTCGGAAAATCCCAGAACATCAATTTACTAGTGTCAACCCGATCgcacccaattgcgtataaataacacgctgttgcattatcgtctaatacgtacgccaaattgctattttgcgtgcatatgatacgccaatgtttgcttgtacctgggtggagagcagccattttaaaacgtacaggaagaggaaacactgaaataattaaaataatactgttaggtttagggtttgggttaggggacagggtaATGTGACAAATTGCTGTCTAATATGCAAACacgctaattggcgtatcatatgcacgcaaaaaaaggcgtatttatgcacgcaaaatccCAATTTGGCGTCCATATTATACGataatgcacagcgcgtgttatttatacgcaattggtcATAGTTTCTATGATATAAAGGCAGTTTTTGGTACCTAACTTAACAGGTGGTCTCaggttttttatattatattttttgaagtCAATATGCACTGCTCCTCCAACAGATGAACCACTATAAGAGTTCCCGAGGCAGCATCTTACGTTTGTCATTTGGTTGTCCTTCGGACAATTACATTTGTCATTCACTTGTCCAAGTATTACTTGTCCgaagataaaaaatgatattccaTTTGCAGTGTCAATATAATTGATTTGGATCCTGAATGGTTaagtttggttataagcattttacCTAGTGTGCGCTGCGGCCAATTGCTAGACAATAAGGGCAAGCAGTGATTACAATTAGTGTCAGGGCTGTACCTTAACTTTGTTTTGCACAAagcactggtgctacagaggtttatAGTAAACAAGCCCCAGTCAGCACATTTCCTTTGGTGCTTATCTGGCCCAGAAAAACTGCTAACCTGTGGCCCACTTAATTCaagtttcaagtttatttatatagcgcttttcacaatgtgtattgtttcaaagcagctttacaggggcaaacaggaaaaacagaaaagataaaacacagcacagtgcatggtatttatacaaagagtaaaatcattttaataaatgatatctaatttctaaataaataaataaatgcagtctacCTAAGAAAGTGTCCCCCGGCCCAGATCTAGTCCACATCTTCTTAGCCGCAACTCGACCAGATCTGTGCCATAACTCCACCAGCAGTGTGCCATATAATAAAGAATGATGTGCCCCATAGGTGGACCTTATGTCATTCTTGTTTGGTTGAGTTTAGTAAAGGACTGACGGCCCTTATATGAACCACATGTAGCTGATAGACCAGAGACCAGAATTTAACCAGATCACCACCACgccatttttttcataaaaatattcaataatttcacaatcaaacaatattaaacacaaacactgcgCCACTGAACACTGATTCACAAAATTGATTAATCTCTCAATTatataaacacttaaaaaaactaaagaagaaaaaaaatatattgcctTTGGCGTATATTGTCTGTTTTTATCATATTTGCTGaactaagatttttttaaactcaaTGATATACCAATACAAAATGAATTACACATATCCACAACCCAAAGTACCGTATTACCGTACGAATATTTTTAACTTACAAAAAAAAGACCAAAGGTGCATCAGCAGGGCTGTGCATCTTGCAGCTACGCCACATTTGCACCTTCTGGTCATTGTACCCACGATGCATAACAGTCTGTTCcctatttgttttttaataaaaggatgaACTAAAGCTGACAAAGCTCCACAAGTTTGCACAAAATCTGCAAATGAAGCACTGTTGCACCAACAGACTCCtcatacacattaaaaaacGTTATTTAAATCCATTAATTTAagctttaaaaagatttaagaaTTAAAGCAGGCTTGGCAAAAAATTATATACGACATGCATGAAAAGCTTATTTAGTAAAGACCCTGGAGAATGACTATGAAATATTACTAAAAAAGAGGATTAACAAAATATCAATAACGGGTGAAACTGTAGTACGTGCGCTGTAAGCTTGTTCTttgatatgtatttatttatgttcacaTAAAAGCCATTTTCCCTGAAAGCTTGTTGTTTGCTTTTTagccattttttttaatccaaaaAGTATGACTAAAATATAAGTCTAAAGTTGTGTAATTTTGGTAATATACACCTGAAACTTGGAAGGTTTATTCTAACCTGTGAGGGCATTAAAGggaatattattattactattaggGAGGTTACCATGGTTGCTATGAAACTATTGGGTTATAAATGTGGGCTCTGTACTCCATAAACTTCACTGCTTTGTGGAGGGAAAGGTAAGAGCGTATGAGAGACAGGGATATACATAAACTGCTTGAAATgtccatgaaaatatttgaataagttattatatatattttaaatgtagatctAATATCCTATTTGCTTCACAATTCATGGGCaataatgtgatttaaaaaccACAACATGTTTCATGGTAAATTCTATTTTACTTATTGATACAACATATACTCCAGAATACATACTGTATTCAAACACACCAAACCTTTAACATGTAAACTAAGAGAGGACGAAACtggattgtgtttgttaaactCTACAATTAACTCCAAACCTTGTTCCCAACAGGACATCTCCTTTGAATTCCGTTAATGGACATCAAAATCAACATCAGCCACAATGGACCTTCGGAAAAGCCTTTTCTCTGTTTTGAGTTCAGTAACAGCTCTTGCCAGAAGCTTGTCTACCCCCTGGAAACCCGAATATTGCTCTACGTTGTTTTCAGTTTGTGCTCAATTGTCACCATCATAGGAAACCTGTTGGTGATCATTACGGTCATTCACTTTAAACAGCTACACACACCAACCAACTACCTCATCCTGTCTCTGGCTGTAGCCGATCTGCTTGTAGGAGGAGTCGTGATGCCGCCCAGCATGCTGCGCTCGATCGAGACCTGCTGGTATCTGGGAGATCTGATCTGTAAAATACACAGCAGTCTCGATGTGACATTGTGCACTGCTTCAATTCTCAATCTCTGTGTTATTGGTTTAGACAGATATTACGCCATAT is part of the Triplophysa dalaica isolate WHDGS20190420 chromosome 13, ASM1584641v1, whole genome shotgun sequence genome and harbors:
- the LOC130433981 gene encoding trace amine-associated receptor 1-like, translating into MDIKINISHNGTSEKPFLCFEFSNSSCQKLVYPLETRILLYVVFSLCSIVTIIGNLLVIITVIHFKQLHTPTNYLILSLAVADLLVGGVVMPPSMLRSIETCWYLGDLIYRYYAICHPLQYHSKMTSLATLVMIIICWTVSAALAFSIIFLELNILGIEDFYYENIDCDGGCMMFQSKEAAIIMSMICFYIPAFVMLCMYMKILHVAQRQVKAIQSTNSQFKKEGKATKTLAIIMGVFLTFWIPFFLCNIIDPFIGYSVPPLLFDLFFWVGYYNSTCNPMIYAFFYSWFRHAFRVILSGKIFQPNSSKTILT